The following are from one region of the Microbaculum marinisediminis genome:
- a CDS encoding ABC transporter permease, whose translation MTEEKQPHFVDSAPFDPNRVEPPDPDRERYYQASQWRIVWWKFKRHKLAVVAGVVLLIFYLTVPFAEIIAPYGANTRHNDYLYAPPQAVHFFDQGRFVGPFVRGYVAELDMETLSWKYSPDPASVLPIRFFCLSEPYKFWGLFPGRFHLFCPTPGEPLFLLGTDRLGRDLFSGLVYGARLSLTIGIIGVAISIVLGMFFGGIAGYFGGFIDSSVNRMIEILRCIPELPLWMALSAALPVTWSPIWIYFGITIILGMLDWPGLARAVRSKLLSLREEDYARAAVMMGAKPRRIISKHLLPGFTSHLVASATLAIPNMILGETALSFLNLGLRRPAVSWGVLLNEAQNITIVTVYPWLMAPVIPVIIVVLAFNFLGDGLRDAADPYKT comes from the coding sequence ATGACAGAGGAAAAGCAGCCGCATTTCGTCGACAGCGCGCCGTTCGACCCCAATCGCGTCGAGCCGCCGGATCCCGACCGCGAGCGCTACTATCAGGCCTCGCAGTGGCGGATCGTCTGGTGGAAGTTCAAGCGCCACAAGCTCGCCGTCGTCGCTGGCGTCGTGCTCCTGATCTTCTATCTCACGGTGCCTTTCGCCGAGATCATCGCGCCCTACGGCGCCAACACGCGCCACAACGACTATCTCTATGCGCCGCCGCAGGCCGTGCATTTCTTCGACCAGGGCCGCTTCGTCGGCCCCTTCGTGCGCGGCTACGTCGCCGAGCTCGACATGGAGACGCTGTCCTGGAAGTACAGCCCGGATCCGGCGTCCGTTCTGCCGATCCGCTTCTTCTGCCTCAGCGAGCCCTACAAGTTCTGGGGGCTATTCCCGGGCCGGTTCCATCTGTTCTGCCCGACACCCGGCGAGCCACTGTTCCTGCTCGGCACGGACCGGCTCGGGCGTGACCTGTTCTCCGGCCTCGTCTACGGGGCGCGCCTGTCGCTGACGATCGGCATCATCGGCGTCGCCATCTCCATCGTGCTGGGCATGTTCTTTGGCGGCATCGCCGGCTATTTCGGCGGCTTCATCGATTCCTCGGTGAACCGGATGATCGAGATCCTGCGCTGCATTCCCGAGCTGCCGCTGTGGATGGCGCTGTCGGCGGCCCTGCCGGTGACGTGGAGCCCGATCTGGATCTATTTCGGCATCACCATCATCCTGGGGATGCTGGACTGGCCGGGGCTGGCGCGCGCCGTGCGTTCCAAGCTCCTGTCGCTGCGCGAGGAGGACTACGCCCGCGCCGCCGTGATGATGGGCGCGAAACCGCGGCGGATCATCTCCAAGCACCTGCTGCCCGGCTTCACCAGCCATCTGGTGGCGAGCGCGACGCTGGCGATCCCCAACATGATCCTCGGCGAGACGGCGCTGTCGTTCCTCAATCTCGGCCTGCGGCGCCCGGCGGTCAGCTGGGGCGTGCTTCTCAACGAGGCGCAGAACATTACCATCGTCACGGTCTATCCCTGGCTGATGGCACCGGTTATTCCTGTGATCATCGTCGTGCTCGCCTTCAACTTCCTCGGTGACGGGCTGCGCGACGCCGCCGATCCCTACAAGACCTGA
- a CDS encoding glycosyltransferase family 4 protein, with protein sequence MNIAFYAPMKPPDDPVISGDRETARLILKALAAEGHRVEIASRLRTWQRTPDEARFVELKTEADVEVRSLLAAWAGHEAPDLWITYHLYHKAPDWIGPAVSAALAIPYVVIEGCRAAKHAAGPWATGFAQADRALTAADAVAAMHAEDAEGLMPLLEPGRLFRLKPFIDAARFEAAAGRARAGEPPVLVAVAMMRAGDKEASYRLLAAALERLERRDWRLLIAGDGARRDEILALFPPDRIDWRGAIAPEDIAGVYAEGDLFVWPAINEAFGIALLEAQAAGLPVIAGASGGVPDIVRDGETGLLVAEGDEAAFAAAVARLLDDADTRRAYGKEAAAHVRADHDIAPARRAIGQILEAAVRTNASRRSVAAGAA encoded by the coding sequence ATGAACATCGCCTTCTACGCGCCGATGAAGCCGCCGGACGATCCCGTCATCTCCGGTGACCGCGAGACGGCGCGTCTGATCCTGAAGGCGCTGGCGGCCGAGGGGCACCGGGTCGAGATCGCATCCCGGCTGCGGACCTGGCAGCGCACGCCGGACGAAGCCCGGTTTGTCGAACTGAAAACGGAAGCCGACGTCGAGGTCCGGAGTCTGCTCGCCGCCTGGGCCGGGCACGAGGCCCCTGACCTTTGGATCACCTACCACCTCTATCACAAGGCGCCGGACTGGATCGGCCCGGCGGTGAGCGCGGCGCTTGCCATTCCCTATGTCGTCATCGAGGGCTGCCGCGCGGCCAAACACGCGGCCGGCCCGTGGGCGACCGGCTTCGCCCAGGCCGACCGGGCCTTGACGGCCGCCGATGCGGTGGCGGCCATGCATGCCGAGGACGCCGAGGGGCTGATGCCGCTGCTCGAGCCCGGCCGGCTGTTCCGCCTCAAGCCGTTCATCGACGCCGCGCGCTTCGAGGCGGCGGCGGGACGCGCCAGGGCGGGCGAACCGCCGGTGCTGGTCGCCGTGGCGATGATGCGGGCCGGCGACAAGGAAGCCTCCTACCGCCTGCTGGCAGCGGCGCTCGAACGCCTGGAGAGACGGGACTGGCGCCTGCTGATCGCCGGCGACGGCGCCAGGCGCGACGAGATCCTGGCGCTGTTTCCCCCTGATCGGATCGACTGGCGCGGGGCCATCGCGCCGGAGGACATCGCCGGCGTCTATGCCGAAGGAGACCTGTTCGTCTGGCCGGCGATCAACGAGGCCTTCGGAATCGCGCTCTTGGAGGCGCAGGCCGCGGGCCTGCCGGTCATCGCCGGTGCATCCGGCGGCGTCCCCGATATCGTGCGCGACGGCGAGACAGGCCTGCTCGTTGCCGAAGGCGATGAAGCCGCCTTCGCCGCCGCCGTCGCCCGGCTCCTCGATGATGCCGACACGCGGCGCGCCTACGGCAAGGAGGCCGCGGCGCATGTGCGCGCGGACCACGACATCGCGCCCGCGCGGCGCGCCATCGGGCAGATCCTGGAGGCCGCCGTCCGCACCAATGCGTCGCGGCGGTCGGTCGCCGCAGGGGCTGCCTGA
- a CDS encoding glycosyltransferase family protein, with protein MKALIYVQHLLGTGHVVRAAALARALAARDVETVLVSGNRVPPTVAVNGFSVIELPAARSSDDRFSAVVDEAGRPVDDRWKARRRNRLLSVFDDTGPDILLTETWPFGRNAFAFELEPLMEAAKGVVPRPIVAASVRDILVRKNDAKKEHRMAERAHATCDLVLVHGDPAFVRFEDSFPFAAEIADLIRYTGYIDTGADTPEPPDSNGTGEVVVSCGGGAVGAALLETALAARALSARAGRLRWRVLVGTDLDDLVLAGLKTSAGDGIVVERARRDFPGLLKRARLSVSQCGYNTAVDVLAAGCAAVFVPFARGAETEQTQRAEALAARGLATVVPEADMTPDRLAAGIDAALDLPKAALTLDRDGARTSADLLIDAVDTLRNRTA; from the coding sequence ATGAAGGCGCTGATCTATGTTCAGCATCTGCTCGGCACCGGCCATGTCGTGCGCGCCGCCGCGCTGGCGCGCGCGCTGGCGGCCCGCGATGTCGAGACCGTTCTCGTCTCCGGCAATCGTGTGCCGCCGACGGTCGCCGTCAACGGCTTCTCGGTGATCGAATTGCCGGCGGCGCGCTCGTCCGATGATCGTTTCTCCGCCGTGGTCGACGAGGCCGGCCGGCCTGTCGACGATCGCTGGAAGGCGCGTCGTCGCAACCGGCTCCTGTCCGTGTTCGACGACACCGGACCCGATATCCTGCTGACCGAGACCTGGCCCTTCGGCCGCAACGCATTCGCCTTCGAACTCGAACCGCTGATGGAGGCGGCGAAGGGCGTGGTACCGCGCCCGATCGTCGCCGCGTCCGTCCGCGATATCCTGGTGCGCAAGAACGATGCGAAGAAGGAGCACCGCATGGCCGAGCGGGCGCACGCGACCTGCGACCTGGTGCTGGTGCATGGCGATCCGGCCTTCGTGCGTTTCGAGGACAGTTTCCCCTTCGCCGCCGAGATCGCCGACCTGATCCGCTACACCGGCTACATCGATACCGGTGCCGACACGCCCGAGCCGCCGGACAGTAACGGGACCGGCGAAGTCGTCGTCTCCTGCGGCGGCGGTGCTGTTGGCGCTGCACTGCTCGAGACGGCGCTTGCCGCACGCGCGTTGTCGGCACGCGCGGGCCGGCTGCGCTGGCGCGTGCTCGTCGGGACGGATCTCGACGATCTGGTGCTTGCCGGCCTGAAGACGAGTGCCGGAGACGGGATCGTCGTCGAGCGCGCGCGGCGCGACTTTCCCGGTCTTCTCAAGCGCGCGCGGCTGTCGGTGTCCCAGTGCGGCTACAATACCGCCGTCGACGTTCTGGCCGCCGGCTGCGCGGCGGTGTTCGTGCCCTTCGCGCGCGGCGCCGAGACCGAGCAGACGCAACGTGCCGAGGCGCTGGCCGCGCGTGGACTGGCAACCGTGGTGCCCGAAGCCGACATGACGCCGGATCGGCTCGCGGCGGGCATCGACGCCGCGCTCGACCTGCCGAAGGCCGCGCTGACGCTCGACCGCGATGGTGCGCGAACCTCTGCGGATCTGCTGATCGATGCGGTCGACACCTTGAGGAACCGGACGGCATGA
- a CDS encoding polysaccharide deacetylase family protein: MSEAADFADALRGLLNSVAEAGRTIDIWWRDDDATMPSPALDDLLDAARRHGVPLALAVIPEPAVPALAGRLASEPDATVVFQHGYAHRNHAPKGEKAAELGAHRPADSVLAELSGGRRKLDDLFGPRFLPVLTPPWNRIGDEVAARRGEAGLKGLTTFARMHADDPACINTHIDIIDWKGGRVFAGYAKMLKVIEEEIGRRGGPAPEPLGLLTHHLDHDAGCRAFIELFLSVATDHPAVRWPALDALFGVRPSAGAA; the protein is encoded by the coding sequence ATGAGCGAGGCCGCGGATTTCGCTGACGCACTTCGGGGATTGCTTAATTCCGTCGCCGAAGCGGGACGGACGATCGATATCTGGTGGCGCGATGACGATGCGACCATGCCGTCGCCGGCACTCGATGATCTGCTGGACGCCGCCCGGCGGCATGGCGTCCCGCTGGCGCTGGCGGTGATCCCGGAGCCGGCCGTGCCGGCGCTCGCCGGGAGACTGGCAAGTGAGCCCGACGCAACCGTCGTCTTCCAGCACGGCTACGCCCATCGCAACCATGCCCCCAAGGGCGAGAAGGCCGCCGAACTCGGCGCCCATCGCCCGGCCGATAGTGTCCTGGCCGAACTGTCGGGCGGCCGGCGGAAGCTGGACGATCTCTTCGGGCCCCGTTTCCTGCCGGTCCTGACCCCGCCGTGGAACCGGATCGGCGACGAGGTTGCCGCCCGGCGCGGCGAAGCGGGGCTCAAGGGATTGACCACCTTCGCGCGGATGCACGCCGACGACCCGGCCTGCATCAACACCCATATCGACATCATCGATTGGAAAGGCGGCCGGGTCTTCGCCGGCTATGCGAAGATGCTGAAGGTGATCGAAGAGGAAATCGGCCGTCGCGGCGGGCCGGCCCCGGAACCGCTCGGCCTGCTTACCCACCATCTCGACCACGACGCCGGCTGCCGCGCGTTCATCGAGCTTTTCCTGTCGGTGGCGACGGATCACCCGGCCGTGCGTTGGCCGGCGCTGGACGCGCTGTTCGGCGTCAGGCCTTCGGCCGGAGCAGCCTGA
- a CDS encoding ABC transporter permease, producing the protein MLVYTLRRIAGMVPTLLAISFLVFFVIELPPGDYLSNQIAQLKAQGEASSVARLEFLRQEFALDEPFWKRYLIWIGAWSGPHGFSGLLQGDWGWSFEFARPVEEVVGPTLLLTVILNFTTVLFVYIVSFPIGIYSATRQYSWGDYGFTLLGYIGLATPNFLLGLIMLYLSNQWFGLSVGGLMAPEFVGQPWSTDKVLSVLAHLIIPTIVIGTSGTAGMIRRLRANLLDELHKQYVTTARSKGLAETRLLVKYPMRMALNPFIADIGNIIPSLVSGSVIVSVVLNLPTVGPILLTALQSQDQFLAGFIILFVSVLTLVGMLISDLLLAVVDPRIRLGAEAGR; encoded by the coding sequence GTCGAACCAGATCGCCCAGCTCAAGGCGCAGGGCGAGGCCTCGAGCGTGGCCCGCCTCGAGTTCCTGCGCCAGGAGTTCGCCCTCGATGAACCGTTCTGGAAGCGCTATCTGATCTGGATCGGCGCCTGGTCCGGCCCGCACGGCTTCTCGGGACTCCTGCAGGGCGACTGGGGGTGGTCGTTCGAATTCGCCCGCCCGGTCGAGGAGGTGGTCGGGCCGACCCTGCTCCTGACCGTCATCCTGAACTTCACCACGGTGCTGTTCGTCTACATCGTGTCGTTCCCGATCGGCATCTATTCGGCGACCCGGCAGTACAGCTGGGGCGATTACGGCTTCACCCTGCTGGGCTATATCGGCCTCGCCACCCCCAACTTCCTGCTCGGGCTTATCATGCTCTATCTGTCGAACCAGTGGTTCGGCCTGTCGGTCGGCGGCCTGATGGCACCGGAGTTCGTCGGCCAGCCGTGGAGCACCGACAAGGTCCTGTCGGTCCTCGCCCACCTGATCATTCCGACCATCGTCATCGGCACGTCGGGCACGGCAGGCATGATCCGCAGGTTGCGGGCCAACCTGCTGGACGAGCTGCACAAGCAATACGTCACGACCGCCCGTTCCAAGGGTCTGGCGGAAACCAGGCTGCTGGTCAAATACCCGATGCGCATGGCACTCAATCCGTTCATCGCCGATATCGGCAACATCATTCCTTCGCTCGTGTCGGGCTCGGTGATCGTCTCGGTCGTGCTCAATCTGCCCACCGTCGGGCCGATCCTGCTCACCGCGCTGCAAAGCCAGGACCAGTTCCTGGCCGGCTTCATCATCCTGTTCGTGTCGGTCCTGACGCTGGTCGGCATGCTCATTTCCGACCTGTTGCTGGCCGTGGTCGACCCGAGGATCCGGCTCGGCGCCGAAGCCGGGCGGTGA
- a CDS encoding class I SAM-dependent methyltransferase translates to MPNAATGDEWDAEYRDGRWGFLLDIKEVGRTGIITAWLKTTGTGASVLDIGCGEGILYRHLDPAVLTRYVGVDLSEEALARAGIDDERASLVAADLESYSPAPGEKFSAIVFNEVLHFAEDPGAQIARYVEWLAPGGIIAVSMYAPWKETGGGYAKVRAMEQGTDTADWDLLDALELSSQAKNVRWRLRLLRPKA, encoded by the coding sequence ATGCCGAATGCCGCCACGGGCGACGAGTGGGACGCCGAATATCGCGATGGCCGCTGGGGCTTCCTGCTCGACATCAAGGAGGTCGGACGCACCGGCATCATCACGGCCTGGCTGAAGACCACCGGCACGGGCGCGAGCGTGCTCGATATCGGCTGCGGCGAGGGCATCCTCTATCGCCACCTCGATCCCGCCGTGCTGACCCGCTATGTCGGCGTCGACCTGTCCGAGGAAGCGCTGGCGCGGGCCGGCATCGACGATGAGCGCGCCAGCCTCGTCGCCGCGGATCTGGAATCCTATTCGCCGGCGCCGGGCGAAAAGTTCTCGGCAATCGTGTTCAACGAGGTCCTGCATTTCGCCGAAGACCCCGGCGCGCAGATCGCCCGCTACGTCGAGTGGCTCGCGCCAGGCGGCATCATCGCGGTGTCGATGTACGCGCCCTGGAAGGAGACCGGTGGCGGCTATGCCAAGGTGCGGGCGATGGAACAGGGCACCGACACGGCCGACTGGGATCTGCTCGACGCGCTGGAGCTGAGCAGCCAGGCCAAGAACGTGCGCTGGCGGCTCAGGCTGCTCCGGCCGAAGGCCTGA